One genomic segment of Chitinophaga sancti includes these proteins:
- a CDS encoding O-methyltransferase encodes MNVQWQLVKKYLNYYFTAGNRHDVHSPFVYAMIEDVLRDKSQPADYKAVEQLRKELLKSNETLQVTDLGAGSLMNAGNERAVRDITKHAAKPPKFGQLFYRLIQYYQPKYLLELGTSMGLSTSYMAKAAAPDAKVYTIEGCPNIAAKAGKNFQSLGLQNITQRVGNFDHVLAGVLDELPQVDYVFIDGNHRSVPTLEYFELCLAKAHDRSIFIFDDIHWTEDMEKAWKTIQDHPRVTFTIDLFFIGLVFFLPDMKIKQHFILKY; translated from the coding sequence ATGAATGTACAGTGGCAACTTGTTAAAAAATACCTGAATTACTACTTCACAGCCGGTAACCGGCATGATGTGCACTCTCCGTTTGTGTACGCAATGATAGAAGATGTACTGAGGGATAAAAGCCAACCTGCGGATTATAAAGCAGTAGAACAACTGCGGAAAGAGCTGTTAAAGAGTAATGAAACCCTGCAGGTCACCGATCTGGGAGCAGGGTCGCTCATGAATGCCGGCAATGAGCGGGCAGTGAGAGATATTACAAAGCATGCGGCCAAGCCGCCTAAGTTCGGGCAGTTATTTTACAGACTCATTCAATATTACCAGCCAAAGTATTTACTGGAACTGGGTACTTCTATGGGTTTGTCTACTTCTTACATGGCAAAGGCAGCCGCACCGGATGCGAAAGTATATACCATAGAAGGATGTCCGAATATCGCGGCCAAGGCAGGGAAGAATTTTCAGTCACTGGGGTTACAGAATATCACCCAGCGGGTAGGAAATTTTGACCATGTACTGGCAGGTGTGCTGGATGAGTTGCCGCAGGTAGACTATGTGTTCATTGACGGGAACCATCGCTCTGTACCTACACTGGAATACTTTGAACTGTGTCTGGCCAAAGCCCATGATCGTTCCATTTTTATTTTCGATGATATTCACTGGACGGAGGACATGGAGAAAGCATGGAAAACGATCCAGGATCATCCACGGGTAACCTTTACGATCGATTTGTTCTTTATCGGTTTGGTGTTTTTCCTGCCGGATATGAAGATAAAACAACACTTTATATTGAAATATTAA
- the plsY gene encoding glycerol-3-phosphate 1-O-acyltransferase PlsY: MTELLLLFCAYLIGSIPTAVWVSKGVFGMDIREYGSGNAGATNTFRVLGPKAGSFVMLVDMVKGVLAVRLALLVGYYQNPEHLTQLVNLQIGLGLAAVVGHIFPIWANFRGGKGIATLFGLVLAIQPLVAICCVAVFLLILFLTRYVSLSSIIASIAFPILILFIFNEPETFYRIFAIAVALMVVLTHQKNIFRLLNGNESKVPLFRHRDRK, from the coding sequence ATGACAGAATTATTGTTGCTTTTTTGTGCTTATCTGATCGGGTCCATACCTACAGCAGTATGGGTGAGTAAAGGCGTATTTGGTATGGACATCCGGGAATATGGTAGCGGCAATGCCGGTGCCACAAATACCTTCCGTGTCCTGGGTCCAAAAGCCGGTTCATTTGTGATGCTCGTGGATATGGTAAAAGGAGTATTGGCAGTACGTCTGGCATTATTGGTAGGTTACTATCAGAATCCTGAGCACCTGACTCAGTTGGTCAACTTACAGATCGGCCTGGGGCTGGCAGCTGTAGTAGGACATATCTTCCCTATCTGGGCAAATTTCCGTGGGGGTAAAGGTATTGCTACCCTATTCGGATTAGTGCTGGCTATTCAGCCACTGGTAGCTATCTGCTGCGTAGCTGTATTCCTGCTGATCCTGTTCCTGACAAGATATGTATCTCTTAGCTCAATCATTGCAAGTATTGCTTTCCCGATCCTTATCCTCTTCATCTTTAATGAGCCTGAGACATTCTATCGCATATTTGCTATTGCTGTCGCACTGATGGTGGTACTCACCCATCAGAAGAACATCTTCCGCTTACTGAATGGTAACGAAAGCAAAGTGCCTTTGTTCAGGCACAGAGACAGGAAATAA
- a CDS encoding hydrogen peroxide-inducible genes activator, protein MTTVQLEYIVAVDTYRSFVVAAEKCFVTQPTLSMQIQKLEDELGVKIFDRSKLPVVPTEIGVEIVEQSRIILKENSRIKEIVSGHKKEVQGNLRVGIIPTLAPYLLPRILTGFMKKYPKVKLEIWEYPTEQIVQQLKLEQLDCGLLATPLENPNLEEQPLFYESFVVYAAKTNPLFEKKIVRPEDIDVREVWLLNEGHCMRNQVLNICRDKFTMGEYKNLEYNTGSVETLKRMVDLNAGYTILPELSLQDLSARQMNMVRFFKSPEPVREISLVTHRFFVKQALIAAFKKEILAHVPEKMKAQKNKKVMEINA, encoded by the coding sequence ATGACTACAGTTCAACTAGAATATATCGTTGCCGTGGACACCTACCGCAGTTTTGTCGTCGCCGCCGAGAAATGCTTTGTTACGCAACCTACGTTGAGTATGCAGATTCAGAAGCTGGAAGATGAGTTGGGGGTGAAAATATTCGACAGGAGTAAGCTACCGGTAGTACCTACCGAAATAGGGGTGGAAATAGTCGAGCAATCACGCATCATACTGAAAGAAAACAGCCGGATCAAAGAGATCGTATCCGGGCATAAAAAAGAGGTACAGGGCAATCTGCGCGTAGGTATCATTCCTACATTGGCGCCTTACCTCCTACCCCGTATTCTCACGGGTTTCATGAAGAAATATCCAAAGGTTAAATTAGAGATCTGGGAGTATCCGACAGAACAGATCGTACAGCAGTTAAAGCTGGAGCAACTGGATTGCGGGTTGCTGGCGACGCCGCTGGAAAATCCGAACCTGGAAGAGCAACCGCTGTTTTATGAATCTTTCGTGGTATATGCGGCGAAGACGAATCCTTTGTTTGAGAAGAAGATTGTGCGGCCGGAAGATATAGATGTGAGGGAGGTGTGGTTATTGAATGAGGGGCATTGTATGCGGAACCAGGTGTTGAATATATGCAGGGATAAGTTTACGATGGGGGAATATAAGAATCTGGAATATAATACGGGTAGTGTGGAGACGTTGAAGCGGATGGTGGATTTGAATGCAGGATATACGATTTTGCCGGAGTTGTCATTGCAGGATCTGTCTGCGAGGCAGATGAATATGGTGAGGTTTTTTAAGTCGCCCGAACCGGTGAGGGAGATTAGTTTGGTAACGCATAGGTTCTTTGTAAAACAGGCGTTGATTGCTGCGTTTAAGAAGGAGATACTGGCACATGTGCCGGAGAAGATGAAGGCGCAGAAGAATAAGAAGGTGATGGAGATAAATGCATAA
- the prmA gene encoding 50S ribosomal protein L11 methyltransferase, whose amino-acid sequence MTHTAITITCTNEIKDILIAELSEKGFDGFEEQGATLVAYIPESNFDEGAVKDLTTKYGVTFTSERVEQENWNAVWESNFQPVLVDNFCGIRASFHEPFDPAPLHEIVITPKMSFGTGHHATTASMIKLMHGIDFLGKKVFDFGTGTGILAILAAKMGAAVIDAIDIDTWSVENTKENIDNNNALAVKVWQSDTLKNIRNTYHVVLANINRNILLEFMADMRSLLERNGILLLSGILKEDETAILEAARKNGLVLETILDKDNWLAMKLLARK is encoded by the coding sequence ATGACACATACAGCTATCACCATTACCTGTACCAATGAAATAAAAGATATTCTTATAGCTGAGTTATCTGAAAAAGGGTTCGACGGGTTTGAAGAACAAGGTGCTACACTGGTAGCCTATATACCTGAAAGCAATTTTGATGAGGGAGCAGTAAAAGACCTCACGACGAAGTATGGCGTAACGTTTACTAGCGAAAGGGTAGAACAGGAAAACTGGAACGCCGTATGGGAAAGTAATTTCCAACCTGTACTGGTTGACAATTTCTGTGGCATACGGGCTTCTTTCCACGAGCCATTTGATCCTGCTCCGCTGCACGAAATCGTTATCACCCCCAAGATGTCTTTTGGCACAGGTCACCATGCGACCACGGCTTCTATGATAAAGCTGATGCATGGCATAGATTTCCTTGGCAAAAAGGTATTTGATTTTGGTACCGGTACCGGTATTCTTGCTATCCTTGCTGCCAAAATGGGCGCTGCCGTAATTGATGCGATCGACATCGATACATGGTCTGTAGAAAACACAAAAGAGAACATTGATAATAACAATGCGCTCGCAGTAAAGGTATGGCAGTCAGATACCCTGAAAAATATTAGGAATACTTATCATGTAGTGTTGGCGAACATCAATCGCAATATTTTGTTGGAATTCATGGCCGATATGCGTAGTTTACTGGAAAGGAACGGTATTTTATTGCTAAGCGGCATCCTGAAAGAGGATGAAACAGCCATTTTAGAAGCCGCCAGAAAAAATGGTTTAGTCCTGGAAACCATACTAGATAAGGATAATTGGCTGGCAATGAAATTATTAGCCAGGAAATAA
- a CDS encoding glycosyltransferase family 2 protein, whose product MLNNKKIVVVLPAYNAALTLEKTYQEIPFEIVDEVVLVDDASKDDTVAVGKKLGIQHIIRHDNNKGYGGNQKSCYNKALELGADIVIMLHPDYQYTPKLILAMSSIIANDVYPVVLGSRILGKGALKGGMPGYKYFFNRFLTLFQNLLMNEKLSEYHTGYRAFSATVLRDINYMADNDDFIFDNEMLSQIFMKGYEIGEVTCPTKYFDEASSINFKRSSIYGLGVLRVSLQHRLHKIGLIRAKIY is encoded by the coding sequence ATGCTGAATAATAAAAAGATAGTGGTGGTATTACCTGCCTACAACGCTGCATTAACACTGGAAAAAACTTACCAGGAAATACCATTTGAAATAGTTGATGAGGTAGTACTGGTTGACGACGCCAGTAAAGATGATACCGTCGCCGTTGGAAAAAAGTTGGGTATCCAACATATCATCCGCCATGATAATAATAAAGGATATGGCGGTAACCAGAAATCCTGTTACAACAAAGCGTTGGAATTAGGCGCGGATATTGTAATCATGTTGCACCCTGATTACCAGTACACTCCCAAGCTGATTCTTGCCATGAGCTCAATCATTGCCAATGATGTTTACCCGGTAGTGCTCGGCTCGAGGATCCTTGGAAAAGGTGCCTTAAAAGGTGGAATGCCAGGTTATAAGTACTTTTTTAACCGGTTCCTGACCCTGTTTCAGAACCTGCTCATGAACGAGAAACTCAGTGAATACCACACCGGTTACCGTGCATTTTCAGCGACCGTACTCAGGGATATCAACTATATGGCAGACAATGACGATTTTATCTTTGACAATGAGATGTTGTCCCAGATCTTTATGAAAGGATACGAAATAGGGGAGGTAACCTGCCCTACCAAGTACTTTGATGAGGCGTCCAGTATCAACTTTAAAAGAAGCAGTATATACGGATTAGGGGTATTGCGCGTATCATTGCAACACCGCCTTCATAAAATAGGGCTGATCCGGGCGAAAATTTATTAA
- a CDS encoding M48 family metallopeptidase — MQKKFLFIGVSVAMMMSCAKVPITGRKQLNLIPESTMQSMALTEYQTFLTENKTVSTAGNKDADMVKRVGARISAAVTQYMTQNNMGNEVASYKWEFNLVDNKEVNAWCMPGGKVVVYTGLLPVTQNETSLACVMGHEIAHAIARHGNERMSQQLVSQGIEIAGSVALNKNPQVQNIFLQSFGVGGNLGMLAFSRQNELEADHLGVIFMAMAGYNPQEAIPFWQRMASASASSSKPMELMSTHPSDERRIAQLQSLMPEAMKYYKPVK, encoded by the coding sequence ATGCAAAAAAAATTCCTGTTTATTGGAGTAAGTGTAGCAATGATGATGAGCTGTGCAAAAGTGCCTATCACTGGTCGCAAGCAATTGAACCTCATTCCTGAAAGCACCATGCAGTCTATGGCGCTGACAGAGTATCAGACATTTCTGACAGAGAACAAAACTGTCTCCACTGCCGGCAACAAAGATGCTGACATGGTTAAAAGGGTAGGTGCACGTATCAGTGCCGCCGTAACCCAGTACATGACCCAGAATAACATGGGAAATGAAGTAGCGAGTTATAAATGGGAGTTCAACCTGGTGGATAATAAAGAGGTAAATGCATGGTGTATGCCAGGTGGAAAAGTAGTGGTGTATACAGGCCTGCTGCCGGTTACACAGAACGAAACTTCACTGGCCTGTGTAATGGGCCACGAAATTGCGCATGCGATTGCAAGGCATGGTAATGAGCGTATGAGTCAGCAATTGGTTTCTCAGGGTATTGAGATCGCAGGGTCTGTAGCTTTGAATAAGAATCCGCAGGTACAGAATATCTTCTTACAGTCTTTTGGTGTAGGTGGTAATTTAGGGATGCTGGCGTTTTCAAGACAGAATGAGCTGGAAGCAGATCATTTAGGGGTGATATTTATGGCGATGGCAGGGTATAATCCGCAGGAGGCGATTCCTTTCTGGCAGAGGATGGCTTCAGCCAGTGCAAGTAGTAGCAAACCAATGGAGTTGATGAGTACACACCCGAGTGATGAGCGAAGGATTGCACAGTTGCAAAGTCTGATGCCAGAGGCGATGAAGTACTACAAACCAGTTAAGTAA